The Actinomycetes bacterium DNA window CGGTGGCCGGGTCGAACTCCTGGCGCGCCTCGTGCAGCACGTCCGCGGCCATCCGCACCGTCGTGAGCGGGGTACGCAGCTCGTGCGAGACGTCGGACACGAACCGGCGCTGGACCCGGGACAGATCCTCGAGCTGGCTGATCTGCTTCTGCAGCGAGGACGCCATGTGGTTGAACGAGGTGGCCAGCCGGGCCAGGTCGTCCTCGCCCTGCACGGCCATCCGCTGCTCGAGCCGGCCGGCCGAGAACTGCTCGGCGGTCCGCGCCGCCATCCGCACCGGGGTGACCACCTGCCGGGTGACCACCCAGGCGATCAGGGCGAGCAGCCCGACGAGCAGCAGGCCGGCGACGATGAGCGTGCGCTGGAACAGTGCCAGGGTGGCCTGCTCCTGGGTGAGCGGGAACACGTAGTACAGCTCGTAGGCCCCGGCCCCGGGGACCGACAGCGGTGCGCCCACGATGAAGCCCGGCACCCGCGTCGTGCCGTCCGCGGACGGCATCGTCGTGTACGTGTAGGACTGGCGCTGGGTGGAAGTGACCGCTTCGCGCAACGCCGGGGGCACGCTGCCCTTGTCGACCAGGTTGCTGCTGAACTCCGGCTTGGTCGGCACGTTCGCCGAGCCGAGCAGCAGCACCTGGTACAGCGGAGGCTGCCCGGCCCGGTTGCTCAGCTGCGTGGTGATCCCCTGGATCAGGGCCTCGGTGGACGCGGCGTCGGTGGTGTCGGCAGCGTCCAGCCGGGCCTGCGCCTCGGTCAGGCCGGCTCGAGCCTCGTCCAGGGCCGCGTGCTGCTTGGCGTCGAGCAGGCCGGCGCTGATCCGGGACAGCAGCAGCCAGCCCAGCACGATCACCACGAGCACCGAGAGCACTGTGGTCGTCAGCACCACCCGCAGGTACAGCGACCGGCGCCAGGCCGCCACCACCCGGTCGGTGGTCCGCTCGGCCAGCACGCGGGCGCCGAAGATCGCCGACCACAGCCGGTGGCCCGGGGTCGGGCTCGA harbors:
- the mtrB gene encoding MtrAB system histidine kinase MtrB — protein: MTSTPSTAPVSSPTPGHRLWSAIFGARVLAERTTDRVVAAWRRSLYLRVVLTTTVLSVLVVIVLGWLLLSRISAGLLDAKQHAALDEARAGLTEAQARLDAADTTDAASTEALIQGITTQLSNRAGQPPLYQVLLLGSANVPTKPEFSSNLVDKGSVPPALREAVTSTQRQSYTYTTMPSADGTTRVPGFIVGAPLSVPGAGAYELYYVFPLTQEQATLALFQRTLIVAGLLLVGLLALIAWVVTRQVVTPVRMAARTAEQFSAGRLEQRMAVQGEDDLARLATSFNHMASSLQKQISQLEDLSRVQRRFVSDVSHELRTPLTTVRMAADVLHEARQEFDPATARSAELLQNQLDRFESLLTDLLEISRYDAGAAVLEPEQSDLCEIVRRVVDGAAPLAEAKGSDISVVTVSRRCLVECDPRRVERVVRNLVVNAIEHGEGRPIDVAVAQDVGGAAVGVRDHGVGLRPGESSLVFNRFWRADPARARTTGGTGLGLAIALEDARLHGGWLQAWGQPGDGTHFRLTLPRRVSDVLSSSPLPLEPPDAAVGRRVPLTVGLPARGADA